From Montipora foliosa isolate CH-2021 chromosome 6, ASM3666993v2, whole genome shotgun sequence, a single genomic window includes:
- the LOC138004990 gene encoding melanocyte-stimulating hormone receptor-like, with protein MILIFSCFIAAAVLLISATPEIISFEMDSILQKLNNSRQCERAFIFGNAAVFYNTIKKRLTSFGKPSHGNKFSTTMVGALYSSNIANIVFNAVLCFFAITLNGATIYALRNTPSVPKPLKALLLSLAVSDLGVGILGHSLYITRLALELQANPTSFLTFYTVYITVSSQFAYASFFGVLSLSLDRFLAIHLHLRYQELVTYQRVVTAVISVWVLSGLIPLIWPQIPIHIAYVLIAIVVVSCFVVSGVLNSKIYATVRRHAHQIHSLQVQPTVQENAPNVTNASRLRKSAFMTIHVYVLFLVCYLPNICVLGFISVYPSLAAKAVHQYTSTLVLLNSSVNPLIYCWKLRGVRQTIMNTLLHAISSQN; from the coding sequence ATGATCTTGATTTTCTCATGTTTTATTGCTGCAGCAGTGCTACTGATATCAGCCACACCGGaaataatttcatttgaaatggacaGTATTCTCCAAAAACTGAACAACAGTCGGCAATGTGAAAGAGCGTTCATATTCGGGAATGCAGCTGTCTTTTATAACACAATAAAAAAAAGACTTACAAGCTTTGGAAAACCATCTCATGGAAATAAGTTCTCTACCACGATGGTAGGGGCCTTGTACTCGTCAAACATCGCCAACATTGTCTTCAACGCCGTATTGTGCTTCTTTGCCATAACGTTGAATGGTGCCACAATCTACGCCTTGAGAAATACTCCCTCTGTACCAAAGCCTTTGAAAGCATTGCTACTGAGTTTGGCCGTTTCTGATCTTGGTGTCGGCATACTGGGTCATTCATTGTACATCACACGTCTCGCCCTAGAGTTGCAAGCAAATCCCACAAGTTTTCTAACTTTTTACACAGTTTATATAACTGTGAGCAGTCAGTTCGCTTATGCTTCGTTCTTCGGTGTTCTGTCTTTAAGCTTGGACAGATTCTTGGCGATCCATCTACACCTCAGGTACCAGGAACTTGTGACTTACCAACGAGTCGTAACAGCTGTGATCTCGGTTTGGGTCTTAAGCGGACTTATCCCGTTAATTTGGCCGCAAATCCCGATTCATATCGCATATGTGTTAATTGCCATCGTCGTTGTATCGTGTTTCGTTGTCTCGGGAGTTCTAAACTCCAAGATATACGCAACCGTGCGACGCCACGCTCATCAAATCCATTCCCTTCAAGTGCAGCCCACAGTACAAGAAAATGCGCCTAATGTGACAAACGCCAGCAGGCTGAGGAAATCTGCCTTCATGACAATTCACGTCTACGTCTTGTTTTTGGTGTGCTATCTGCCAAACATTTGTGTTCTGGGGTTTATCAGCGTTTATCCTAGTCTCGCTGCAAAGGCAGTTCACCAATACACTTCTACTCTGGTGTTGTTAAATTCATCTGTGAACCCACTAATTTACTGCTGGAAATTGAGAGGTGTTCGACAAACTATAATGAACACGCTGCTACACGCAATTTCCAGCCAAAACTGA
- the LOC138008958 gene encoding melanocyte-stimulating hormone receptor-like yields the protein MEENLYVANIVLNAVLCFTALTLNGATIYALRKTPSVPKPLKALLLSLAVSDLGVGILGHPLFITYLALESRLQADLRTSFPTFHKVSYFVTFKFTFASFFGVLSLSLDRFLAIHLHLRYQELVTYQRVVTAVISVWVLSGLIQLIWLIPFHIAYVLVAIILVSCLVVSGVLNSMIYATVRRHAHQIHSLQVQPTVQENAPNVTNASTLRKSTFMTIHIYVLFLVCYLPFVCVCVLEFTSFYRGLAVLKAVRQYTFTLVLLNSSLNPLIYCWKLRGVRQTIMNTLLNAISSQN from the coding sequence ATGGAAGAGAACTTGTACGTCGCCAACATTGTCTTGAACGCCGTATTGTGTTTCACTGCCTTAACGTTGAATGGTGCCACAATCTACGCCTTGAGAAAAACTCCGTCTGTTCCAAAGCCCTTGAAAGCATTGCTACTGAGTTTGGCCGTTTCTGATCTTGGTGTCGGCATACTGGgtcatccactgttcatcacATATCTCGCCCTAGAGTCACGGTTGCAAGCAGATCTCCGCACAAGCTTTCCAACTTTTCACAAGGTTTCTTATTTTGTGACCTTTAAATTCACTTTTGCTTCGTTCTTCGGTGTTCTGTCTCTAAGCTTGGACAGATTCTTGGCGATCCATCTACACCTCAGGTACCAGGAACTTGTGACTTACCAACGAGTCGTAACAGCTGTGATCTCGGTTTGGGTCTTAAGCGGACTTATCCAGTTAATTTGGCTAATCCCGTTCCATATCGCATATGTGTTGGTTGCCATCATCCTAGTATCGTGTTTGGTTGTCTCGGGAGTTTTAAACTCCATGATATACGCCACCGTGCGACGCCACGCTCATCAAATCCATTCCCTTCAAGTGCAGCCCACAGTACAAGAAAACGCGCCTAATGTGACGAACGCCAGCACGCTGAGGAAATCTACCTTCATGACAATTCACATCTACGTCTTGTTTTTGGTATGCTATCTGCCatttgtttgtgtttgtgttCTGGAGTTTACCAGCTTTTATCGTGGTCTCGCTGTACTGAAGGCAGTTCGCCAATACACTTTTACTCTGgtgctgttaaattcatctctGAACCCACTAATTTACTGCTGGAAATTGAGAGGTGTTCGACAAACTATAATGAACACGCTGCTAAACGCAATTTCCAGCCAAAACTGA